A single Macaca mulatta isolate MMU2019108-1 chromosome 11, T2T-MMU8v2.0, whole genome shotgun sequence DNA region contains:
- the NDUFA4L2 gene encoding NADH dehydrogenase [ubiquinone] 1 alpha subcomplex subunit 4-like 2, producing MAGASLGARFYQQIKRHPGIIPMIGFICLGMGSAGLYLLRLALRSPDVCWDRKNNPEPWNRLSPNDQYKFLAVSTDYKKLKKDRPDF from the exons ATGGCAGGAGCCAGTCTTGGGGCCCGCTTCTACCAGCAGATCAAAAGACATCCGGGG ATCATCCCGATGATTGGCTTCATCTGCCTGGGCATGGGCAGCGCTGGGCTCTACTTGCTGCGACTCGCCCTGCGCAGCCCCGACGTCTG CTGGGACAGAAAGAACAACCCGGAGCCCTGGAACCGCCTGAGTCCCAATGACCAATACAAG TTCCTTGCAGTTTCCACTGACTATAAGAAGCTAAAGAAGGACCGGCCAGACTTCTAA
- the STAC3 gene encoding SH3 and cysteine-rich domain-containing protein 3 isoform X2 — MTEKEVLESPKPSFPAETRQSGLQRLKQLLRKGSTGTKEMELPPEPQANGEAVGAGGGPIYYIYEEEEEEEEEEEEPLPEPPKLVNDKPHKFKDHFFKKPKFCDVCARMIVLNNKFGLRCKNCKTNIHEHCQSYVEMQRCFGKIPPGFRRAYSSPLYSNQQYACIKDLSAANRNDPVFETLRTGVIMANKERKKGQADKKNETLKGIRRLRRRHLMTRPGEKITVIDDSNEEWWRGKIGEKVGFFPPNFIIRVRAGERVHRVTRSFVGNREIGQITLKKDQIVVQKGDEAGGYVKVYTGRKVGLFPTDFLEEI; from the exons ATGACAGAAAAGGAGGTGCTGGAGTCCCCTAAGCCCTCTTTCCCAGCAGAGACTCGGCAAAGCGGG CTACAGCGGCTGAAGCAGTTACTCAGGAAGGGttctacagggacaaaggaaatggAACTTCCCCCAGAGCCCCAGGCCAATGGGGAGGCAGTGGGAGCTGGGGGTGGGCCCATCTACTACATttatgaggaagaggaagaagaagaagaggaggaggaggagccactCCCAGAACCTCCTAAGCTGGTCAACGATAAGCCCCACAAATTCAAAGATCATTTCTTCAAGAAGCCAAAGTTCTGTGATGTCTGTGCCCGGATGATTGTTC TCAACAACAAGTTTGGGCTTCGCTGTAAGAACTGCAAAACCAACATCCATGAACACTGTCAGTCCTATGTGGAAATGCAGAGATGCTTCGGCAAGATC CCGCCTGGTTTCCGTCGGGCCTATAGTTCCCCACTCTACAGCAACCAGCAGTACGCTTGTATCAAAGATCTCT CTGCTGCCAATCGCAATGACCCTGTGTTTGAAACCCTGCGCACTGGGGTGATCATGGCAAACAAGGAACGGAAGAAGGGACAGGCAGATAAAAAAAAT GAAACCCTGAAGGGGATAAGAAGGCTGAGAAGAAGACACCTGATGACAAG GCCAGGAGAGAAGATCACAGTCATTGATGACTCCAATGAAGAATGGTGGCGG GGGAAAATCGGGGAGAAGGTCGGATTTTTCCCTCCAAACTTCATCATTCGGGTCCGGGCTGGAGAACGTGTGCACCGCGTGACAAGATCCTTCGTGGGGAACCGCGAGATAGGGCAGATCACTCTCAAGAAGGACCAG ATCGTGGTGCAGAAAGGAGACGAAGCGGGCGGCTACGTCAAGGTCTACACCGGCCGCAAGGTGGGGCTGTTTCCCACCGACTTTCTGGAGGAGATCTAG
- the STAC3 gene encoding SH3 and cysteine-rich domain-containing protein 3 isoform X1, with protein MTEKEVLESPKPSFPAETRQSGLQRLKQLLRKGSTGTKEMELPPEPQANGEAVGAGGGPIYYIYEEEEEEEEEEEEPLPEPPKLVNDKPHKFKDHFFKKPKFCDVCARMIVLNNKFGLRCKNCKTNIHEHCQSYVEMQRCFGKIPPGFRRAYSSPLYSNQQYACIKDLSAANRNDPVFETLRTGVIMANKERKKGQADKKNPLAAMMEEEPESARPEEGKPQDGNPEGDKKAEKKTPDDKHKQPGFQQSHYFVALYRFKALEKDDLDFPPGEKITVIDDSNEEWWRGKIGEKVGFFPPNFIIRVRAGERVHRVTRSFVGNREIGQITLKKDQIVVQKGDEAGGYVKVYTGRKVGLFPTDFLEEI; from the exons ATGACAGAAAAGGAGGTGCTGGAGTCCCCTAAGCCCTCTTTCCCAGCAGAGACTCGGCAAAGCGGG CTACAGCGGCTGAAGCAGTTACTCAGGAAGGGttctacagggacaaaggaaatggAACTTCCCCCAGAGCCCCAGGCCAATGGGGAGGCAGTGGGAGCTGGGGGTGGGCCCATCTACTACATttatgaggaagaggaagaagaagaagaggaggaggaggagccactCCCAGAACCTCCTAAGCTGGTCAACGATAAGCCCCACAAATTCAAAGATCATTTCTTCAAGAAGCCAAAGTTCTGTGATGTCTGTGCCCGGATGATTGTTC TCAACAACAAGTTTGGGCTTCGCTGTAAGAACTGCAAAACCAACATCCATGAACACTGTCAGTCCTATGTGGAAATGCAGAGATGCTTCGGCAAGATC CCGCCTGGTTTCCGTCGGGCCTATAGTTCCCCACTCTACAGCAACCAGCAGTACGCTTGTATCAAAGATCTCT CTGCTGCCAATCGCAATGACCCTGTGTTTGAAACCCTGCGCACTGGGGTGATCATGGCAAACAAGGAACGGAAGAAGGGACAGGCAGATAAAAAAAAT CCTCTAGCAGCCATGATGGAGGAGGAGCCAGAGTCGGCCAGACCAGAGGAAGGCAAACCCCAGGATG GAAACCCTGAAGGGGATAAGAAGGCTGAGAAGAAGACACCTGATGACAAG CACAAGCAGCCTGGCTTCCAGCAGTCTCATTACTTTGTGGCTCTCTATCGGTTCAAAGCCCTGGAGAAGGACGATCTGGATTTCCC GCCAGGAGAGAAGATCACAGTCATTGATGACTCCAATGAAGAATGGTGGCGG GGGAAAATCGGGGAGAAGGTCGGATTTTTCCCTCCAAACTTCATCATTCGGGTCCGGGCTGGAGAACGTGTGCACCGCGTGACAAGATCCTTCGTGGGGAACCGCGAGATAGGGCAGATCACTCTCAAGAAGGACCAG ATCGTGGTGCAGAAAGGAGACGAAGCGGGCGGCTACGTCAAGGTCTACACCGGCCGCAAGGTGGGGCTGTTTCCCACCGACTTTCTGGAGGAGATCTAG
- the STAC3 gene encoding SH3 and cysteine-rich domain-containing protein 3 codes for MELPPEPQANGEAVGAGGGPIYYIYEEEEEEEEEEEEPLPEPPKLVNDKPHKFKDHFFKKPKFCDVCARMIVLNNKFGLRCKNCKTNIHEHCQSYVEMQRCFGKIPPGFRRAYSSPLYSNQQYACIKDLSAANRNDPVFETLRTGVIMANKERKKGQADKKNPLAAMMEEEPESARPEEGKPQDGNPEGDKKAEKKTPDDKHKQPGFQQSHYFVALYRFKALEKDDLDFPPGEKITVIDDSNEEWWRGKIGEKVGFFPPNFIIRVRAGERVHRVTRSFVGNREIGQITLKKDQIVVQKGDEAGGYVKVYTGRKVGLFPTDFLEEI; via the exons atggAACTTCCCCCAGAGCCCCAGGCCAATGGGGAGGCAGTGGGAGCTGGGGGTGGGCCCATCTACTACATttatgaggaagaggaagaagaagaagaggaggaggaggagccactCCCAGAACCTCCTAAGCTGGTCAACGATAAGCCCCACAAATTCAAAGATCATTTCTTCAAGAAGCCAAAGTTCTGTGATGTCTGTGCCCGGATGATTGTTC TCAACAACAAGTTTGGGCTTCGCTGTAAGAACTGCAAAACCAACATCCATGAACACTGTCAGTCCTATGTGGAAATGCAGAGATGCTTCGGCAAGATC CCGCCTGGTTTCCGTCGGGCCTATAGTTCCCCACTCTACAGCAACCAGCAGTACGCTTGTATCAAAGATCTCT CTGCTGCCAATCGCAATGACCCTGTGTTTGAAACCCTGCGCACTGGGGTGATCATGGCAAACAAGGAACGGAAGAAGGGACAGGCAGATAAAAAAAAT CCTCTAGCAGCCATGATGGAGGAGGAGCCAGAGTCGGCCAGACCAGAGGAAGGCAAACCCCAGGATG GAAACCCTGAAGGGGATAAGAAGGCTGAGAAGAAGACACCTGATGACAAG CACAAGCAGCCTGGCTTCCAGCAGTCTCATTACTTTGTGGCTCTCTATCGGTTCAAAGCCCTGGAGAAGGACGATCTGGATTTCCC GCCAGGAGAGAAGATCACAGTCATTGATGACTCCAATGAAGAATGGTGGCGG GGGAAAATCGGGGAGAAGGTCGGATTTTTCCCTCCAAACTTCATCATTCGGGTCCGGGCTGGAGAACGTGTGCACCGCGTGACAAGATCCTTCGTGGGGAACCGCGAGATAGGGCAGATCACTCTCAAGAAGGACCAG ATCGTGGTGCAGAAAGGAGACGAAGCGGGCGGCTACGTCAAGGTCTACACCGGCCGCAAGGTGGGGCTGTTTCCCACCGACTTTCTGGAGGAGATCTAG
- the STAC3 gene encoding SH3 and cysteine-rich domain-containing protein 3 isoform X3 translates to MTEKEVLESPKPSFPAETRQSGLQRLKQLLRKGSTGTKEMELPPEPQANGEAVGAGGGPIYYIYEEEEEEEEEEEEPLPEPPKLVNDKPHKFKDHFFKKPKFCDVCARMIVLNNKFGLRCKNCKTNIHEHCQSYVEMQRCFGKIPLAAMMEEEPESARPEEGKPQDGNPEGDKKAEKKTPDDKHKQPGFQQSHYFVALYRFKALEKDDLDFPPGEKITVIDDSNEEWWRGKIGEKVGFFPPNFIIRVRAGERVHRVTRSFVGNREIGQITLKKDQIVVQKGDEAGGYVKVYTGRKVGLFPTDFLEEI, encoded by the exons ATGACAGAAAAGGAGGTGCTGGAGTCCCCTAAGCCCTCTTTCCCAGCAGAGACTCGGCAAAGCGGG CTACAGCGGCTGAAGCAGTTACTCAGGAAGGGttctacagggacaaaggaaatggAACTTCCCCCAGAGCCCCAGGCCAATGGGGAGGCAGTGGGAGCTGGGGGTGGGCCCATCTACTACATttatgaggaagaggaagaagaagaagaggaggaggaggagccactCCCAGAACCTCCTAAGCTGGTCAACGATAAGCCCCACAAATTCAAAGATCATTTCTTCAAGAAGCCAAAGTTCTGTGATGTCTGTGCCCGGATGATTGTTC TCAACAACAAGTTTGGGCTTCGCTGTAAGAACTGCAAAACCAACATCCATGAACACTGTCAGTCCTATGTGGAAATGCAGAGATGCTTCGGCAAGATC CCTCTAGCAGCCATGATGGAGGAGGAGCCAGAGTCGGCCAGACCAGAGGAAGGCAAACCCCAGGATG GAAACCCTGAAGGGGATAAGAAGGCTGAGAAGAAGACACCTGATGACAAG CACAAGCAGCCTGGCTTCCAGCAGTCTCATTACTTTGTGGCTCTCTATCGGTTCAAAGCCCTGGAGAAGGACGATCTGGATTTCCC GCCAGGAGAGAAGATCACAGTCATTGATGACTCCAATGAAGAATGGTGGCGG GGGAAAATCGGGGAGAAGGTCGGATTTTTCCCTCCAAACTTCATCATTCGGGTCCGGGCTGGAGAACGTGTGCACCGCGTGACAAGATCCTTCGTGGGGAACCGCGAGATAGGGCAGATCACTCTCAAGAAGGACCAG ATCGTGGTGCAGAAAGGAGACGAAGCGGGCGGCTACGTCAAGGTCTACACCGGCCGCAAGGTGGGGCTGTTTCCCACCGACTTTCTGGAGGAGATCTAG